The nucleotide sequence ATGAAATCATTGCAACAAAGAGCATCTCCCATGTAACCGAAAAGGATGTTGTGACTGACGAAGAAACACGAGTGTTCATGGAAGTGATGGCGGCAGCGAATATTCATGTGACGTTGGTGGATGAATTACCTGATGCGATTGCAATTGCATTAAAGCATGTCGCTAAGGGAGATTTGATTCTACTGGCAGGTTGCCAAGGGATGGATCCAGGAGGACAAATTGCACTTCAGCAACTGAGCAATTCAATCTAAATCATAGGGTGATTAGATGTGTGGCTTCGCTGGTTTTGCTAACTCCTCAGTCACGCAAGATGAGACTGCGGTCATTCACAAGATGATGAATACGATCCGTCATAGAGGTCCTGATAGTGAGGGGATCTATTCGGATCGTGCAGTCACGCTCGGATTCAGACGATTGATGATCATTGATTTAAGCGATGATGCCAGCCAACCGATGTACAACGAGGATAAAAGCTGTGTGCTTGTCTTCAATGGCGAAATATATAATTATCGAGAGCTTCGGATCGATTTATTGGAGAAGGGGCATGTTTTCGTTAGCCATTCGGATAGTGAAGTCATTGTTCATGCGTACGAAGAGTATGGTGTAGATGTCCTTCAGAAGCTAAGAGGGATGTTTGCTTTTGCGATATGGGATCGCAACACCGAATCGCTCTTCATCGCGCGCGATCCGTTCGGAATTAAGCCACTTTACTATACACAGAATACGAAGGATCAAGCCTTTCTTTTCGCTTCGGAAATGAAGGCTTTTTTACCCTATCCAGGCTTCCTTAAGGAGCTCAATCACGATGCCTTGAAGCCGTTTCTCACCTTCCAATATTCAGCGCTCGACGAAACATTCTTTAAGGGTGTCTATAAACTGCAACCGGGTCATTATATGGTGCTCCAAGGCGGGACGCTTGAAGTAAAGCGATATTCGGAGCCGCAATTTCAACAACAAGCGGACTTGAGCAATCTAGCTAAAGCAGTAAGTGCGATCCAGGAGACTGTGAGAGAATCGGTTAACTATCATAAGATTAGCGATGTAAAGGTAGGTTCATTCTTATCCGGTGGTATCGATTCTAGTTATATCACTGCGTTGTTGCGGCCCGACCATACGTTTACGGTCGGATTTCAGGACTATGAGGGGATGTTCAACGAAACGAATCTCGCACAGGAGCTATCTGAGCTATTGCACATTAAGAACCATCGGAAGCTCATCACTGCAGATGAATTTTTCGAACGCATTCCAGAAATTCAATATCATATGGACGAGCCACATGCCAATCTATCTTCTGTACCGCTCTATTTTTTAGCTGAACTGGCAGGGAAGCACGTAACGGTTGTGTTGTCTGGAGAAGGTGCTGATGAACTGTTCGGCGGATATGTATGGTATCAGAAATCAGCAGCGCTCAAACGGTATGAGAAGCTTCCCCTACAGCTAAGACGTGGGGTGAGAAGGCTAAGCAAGTGGCTACCTGCTAATCGAATAACGACCTTCCTAGTCAATGCGGGCCAAACCGTAGAAGAGCGTTTTATTGGGCAAGCCAAAGTGTTCGAGGAGCACGAGGCCGTTCAATTATTGCAACTCGCTTATCATTCGGGACCTTCTATTCAGGATATTACAGGGCGCATATATAACAAGGTTCAGCATTATGATGATGTGTCGAAGATGCAATACTTGGATCTTCATCTATGGTTGCCCGGTGATATTTTGCTGAAAGCAGACAAGATGAGTATGGCGCATTCGTTAGAGCTGCGGGTTCCTTTCTTGGATAAGGAAGTGATGAAGGTTGCTTCTGGATTACCGCCTGATCTTCGAGTGAACGCCAAGGATACAAAATTTGCGCTACGTCTTGCGTCCAAGGAAGCGATACCGGAGCAATGGGCGAACCGAGAGAAGGTAGGATTCCCTGTTCCCATTCGTCATTGGCTGAAGGAAGAGAAAGTTTATGAGCGTGTGAAGGTCATTTTCGAGGCAGATTGGGTGGAGCAATTTTTCAATCAGAAGTTGCTAGTGAGATTGCTAGAGTCTCATTATACGGGTCAACACAATAATGCCCGCCAGATCTGGACGGTGTATGCATTCCTCATCTGGTATGATCAATATTTTATCGAGCGCTAAGTATGACAATACAACGTAAAGGAAAAGTCAAAATGGGTGCAATCATTAAAGTAGTGTTGCTGTTTCTACTCACTGTGGGTAGCTACTCCTCCTTGTCATCAGACACGGACAACCCTATGAGCTTGCTATTTTCAAAGCCAAAGGGAAGCATTACGATTACGAATGTCGATGAACAGACTCAAGAGCCGATCCCAGGCTCGCAATATGTCATAACCGAGGCGAACACCTCTGAAGTGTTGCAGATCGTTACAACAGGTGACGATGGTATCGCTAAATCAGGGCTATTCGAGTATGGGCCAGACTACGTTGTAACTCAACGATCGGTAATGGCGCCCTATCAAATAAATGAGCAGCCCTATGCTGTTGAAATTAAGAAGGAAGAAACAGTAGTAACCACGAACAATTCGTTTCCTGACTATATTAAGCAAGCTGCACGTACGGAAGAAAGATCTGTTGCAATAGAATCCGTGTTTATGGACGTCGCTGTGCTCAAGCAGCTACCGGAGTTGCCCAACGGTTGTGAGATTACAGCCCTAACAGGTGTGTTAAATTATTATGGTTATGATGTCAGTAAGCTAGTAATGGCCGATGAATACTTGGCCCAGGAGCCTTTCAAATTATTAGATGGGAAGCGCTATGGTGCAGATCCGGACTTGGCCTTCGCCGGTAATCCACGAGATAACAGTGGATTTTTCGCCTATGCAGGGCCTATAGTTGCAGCAGCAAATAAATACTTGCAGTGGATTGATGGTCATCATATTGCAACCGATCTTACAGGTAGCTCGCGTGAAGAGATTATTGCGCATTTGAATCAAGGAAACCCTGTCGTGATTTGGGTGACACTAGACTTAAGTCCGCCGAATATTAATTATGCTTGGTATTTCCATGATTCTGGACAATACTTCGAAGCACCTGTAAACTTACATGCAGTAGTACTGAACGGGTACAGTGGAGATCAGGTCGATGTCATGAACCCGTTAGAGGGTCAAGTTTCCTACAGTGCGGATGCGTTCTTTAGTAGCTATCAAGCGCTTGGAAGCCATGCTATGATCGTTACAGGCGAGTGAAAGATGATTCCAATAGTAAAAGTAGGTTGAATGATGGAACAGAAGCGTTTAGGCATTATCGGTGGGATGGGCTCTAAGGCGACTGCCGTATTTATGGACATGCTTGTTGAACATACAGAAGCAAAGCGAGATCAAGATCATTTGGATATGGTTATTCTTAATCATGCATCCTTGCCAGATCGGACCGAAGTTATTCGAAGCAACGAAGGCGAACGATTTTTGAATGAGGTGGAGAAGGATATTCGACTGTTAGAATATGCTCAAGTTGCGAATATCGCGATTCCATGCAATACTTCGCACTTTTTCCATGCTCAAATGCAGGCGATGACCAACATTCCGATCATTCATATTGTAGAAGAGACATTTAAAGAGATTTGTACTCGTTTGGAGCCAGGAAGCCGTGTTGGTGTTCTAGCTACGAATGGCACGATGCAAAGCGGGATCTATCGTGATGCATGTGTGAAGTATGGAATGGAATATTACAGCTTAAGCGATGACTTGCAGCAGCGTGTAATGGACATCATCTATCTGGATGTGAAGCGGGATAACAATGTAAGCCCGCAAAAGCTTGAGGCACTCATTAACGAGCTTGTAGACTTAGCACATTGCCAATGCATTATTATTGCATGTACGGAACTGTCTTGTATTTCAATCGGCGACAAGACGCGTCCATTCTGTGTGGATGCGATGGATGTGCTCGTGAAGCGTTCGATCGAATTATCCGGCAAACGCTCGGTCGGCTGGGATTAACAGGTTAGCGGGCCTACTAGATTAGGTCGCAAAAAAGGTTGGCAGCGTAGTAGCTGCTCAACCTTTTTTTTTATAGGTTTATTGACTAACCGTGGAAGTTTCAACAGATAATTCGTTCTCTGGATTCGTTGGCTCCACATATTTGCGGAGGATCGAGATTTCTACACGGCGATTGCGGTCACGACCCGTAACCGTATCATTCGTGTCGATGGGTTGATACTCACTTTTCCCAATTGCGCTAAACTTCTTGGGATCGAATGAAGTATTTTCCAATAGAATCTTCATAAAGTTGATTGCACGCTTCGTGCTGAGCTCCCAATTGGACGGGAATTCTAGCGTATTGATTGGACGAGTATCTGTATGACCTGTTACTTGAATCTCGTAATCCGAGTAGCCTTCAAGCATCTGAGCAATTGCAGTCGCTAGCTTCTGTGCCTCTGGCTTAACTGTTGCACTTGCAGAAGAGAAGAGTGCCGTATCGCGAATCGTAATCAACAGCTCAGATTGATTTAACTGCGTCTCCAATTGCGAGGACAAGCCGTTTTTCTCAATGTATTTATCAAGCTGTTTCTGGAGTTGTTCGAGATTTTGCTGTTCTTCCTGCTGAAGCGCTGCTTGTGACTTCGAGCTGTCTTTCTCTTTGTCTTTATCCTTATTGCGCTTAGTATCTTCAGTTTTCTTATTGTTCTCGGTATTGTCTAAGATGGTAGAGTGATCGAGAATGCCAACGCCGCTACTGAAGGCAGTTTTGAATGCTTGGCTAAGTGCTTCAAGCTTGGATGTGTTCACAGCACTTACGGAATACAGTACGATGAACAATGCGAGCAGGAGCGTCATTAAGTCAGAATAAGGAAGCAACCACGATTCATCGGGATGCTCTTCATGATGCTGCTCACGCCGTCTTTTGCTCACGTTGTTCATCCTCCTTATCCGCGAAAGCAATACGCTCCGTAGGAGTGAGGAATACAAGTAGCTTTTGCTGAATAGCGATTGTCGACACACCTGATTGGATCGAGAGAAGTCCTTCTACCATCATAAGCTTGAGATCGATTTCCTTCTTAGAAAGACGCTTTAGCTTATTGGAGATCGGATGCCAGAGCACATAACCTGTGAAGATACCGAGAAGAGTTGCAATGAAGGCAGCAGCAACGGCGTGTGCGAGCTTTTCCATATCATCCAAGTTCTGAAGCGCTGCAATTAGACCGACAACAGCACCCAGTACCCCGAGTGTTGGCGCGTACATCCCTGCTTGGGAGAAAATTTGTGCACCTGTGCGATGCCGATCTTCTGTAGCGGATATATCCTCGAGTAGCACATCACGTACGAATTCTTGCTCATTACCGTCAATGATCATTCGCATACCGGATTTCAGAAACGGGTCCTCGATTTCATCTACACGCGTTTCCAATGCGAGCAAGCCTTCGCGACGTGTAATCGTTGCCCACTCCATGAACATGTATATCAGTTTCTGGCGCGGGAGCAATTCCGGATCTTTGAATATAATTTTGAATAGTTTAGGTACTTTCTTCAAATCGTGCATCGGGAAAGCCATCATAACGGATGCGATTGTTCCGACAATAATAATTACATATGCTGCAGGGTTATTAACTAAACTAAGAAGGGGCGCTTTTTTCAAATACATACCAAGGATTAGTGCGACAAAACCTAAAGTGAGTCCGATTACTGTTGAATTTTTCATATTACACCCCTATATAATTATAGAAATTAGTTGAACAAGAAATAATTATGTAGCATTAAGAGACACGTTAATAGTTTTATCGACATTATTCCATAAAAGATTTAGAGTAAAAAGCCCCTTTTCACAAATTGGTCTTATAGACACTGCTTTATTCCCATGTTAAGATGTGTTCACAAGTGAATTCGGCGGAAAACAGGTGCTCGAAAGAGCTTAATAGGGAAGTTCGGTGCAATACCGACGCGGTCCCGCCACTGCCCATGGGGAGTAATCCGGAATAGGCCACTGTTGCGTCTTAGACGTCGATGGGAAGGCCCGGAAAGCAATGATCCAGGAGCCAGGAAACCTACCTGTTTTCGACAAACACCCAACAGCCTACGAGGAATAGGGGAGGTGTGGCGGCAATGACCGCGGGAATTATGCAGTAGTCTGCGTCTATTTCTCGTGGTGAAGCAACAGGCAGGTGGCTCCCTAAAGTGGACCGCATGTCTTCCGACTCGTTACGGAAGCTTCAGCCCTCACGCAAGCATCCCCCGATAATGGTGGATGCTTTTTTTTCGCGCGAATCATGGAATGTAAATCATGAGGAGGAGTTCAAGTTGATATCGGAAGGAAACGCAGTAAAAAATCGTGGTTATATGAAACTATGGTTAAGCATGTTGTTAGTAATGGCTGTGCTATTACAAGGGGTACTAGGTGCAGGGGCAACAATTGTAAATGCAGCGGAGGATGAAGCTAGCGTTACAGCGGTAACTCGCGAGCAGATTGTCGCATCCTTAGCGGAGCTTCAAAAGGTTGTAGGCAAGTCACAGCCACTTAGTGATTGGGCGGCCTTCGGACTTGCGCGTTCGGGTGTGGCGGTTGAAGCACAGTATATGCCTATTGCTACGGCAAGCGTAGCAGATGGTAGTCTTCGATTGTCTACTGATTTTGCACGTGTAGCGCTCACAGTTAATGCTGTTGGCGGAGATGCCCAGAAGATTGGCTTAGCAAAGAGCAATTTGCCAGAAAAGCTTGCTAATTTTGAGAAATTGACAGCACAAGGCCCCAATGCGGTTGCTTATGCGCTAATCGCACTTGATGCAACGGGCTATGAGATCAGAGAGAGCGACTATTGGACGAAGGATGCACTCATTAAATGGCTTGTAGATAATCGTAATGCAGATGCCGGTTGGTCACTTAAAATAGGGGCAGGTAAAAGTGATGTAGATATTACAGGGATTGTACTATCTGCGCTCGCACCCTACCAGAATCGTGAAGATGTACGTGGTATTGTTGATGCGGCCTTAGAGTGGCTGTCTAATGCCCAGAAGGAGACGGGTGGCTTCGGCAGCCCGGAGGCTAGCGAAAGTACTGCACAAGTGTTGATTGCACTTACGGCGCTTGGAATTGATCCGATTAACGATGCTCGATTTGTGAAAAATGGAAATTCAGCAATATCGCGGTTGCTTAGCTTCCGTCTAGCTGACGGGCAATATTCGCATGTTGTCGGTGGTAAAGCGGATGGAATGGCTACGCTATATGCGTTGCTTGGAGTGACGGCAGTAGATCGTTGGCAGGATGGCTTGCCAAGCCTATTTGCAGGAGTCAATATCGGTGTATCCTCGGCTGTAACCGTGAATGGATTGTCGGGCACAATAGCGACTGGTGTCGCGAGTGGTAAAACTGCATTAGAAGCGTTCGCAAACGTTCTTAAGGCAGCTAAGATTTCTTATGAAGTAACGGTTCATCCGCAATATGGAGCGTTCCTCTCTTCTGTGAATGGCTTATCCAGCGGGAAGTTCGGTGGGTATGATGGTTGGAGCTATGCGGTTAAACGAGATGGTGCTTGGGTCACCATTATGGAAGGTATGGGGTCATTCTCCATGCAGTCAGGTGATGAGTTATTCGTCTATTATGGCGATAGCACGGAGCTTATCCACTCGTTTGTAACCGAACCTGCAGCGCCACGTGCTGGTCAGCCTATTGTCGTTGTGGTGCAGAAGGAAGCATATGATTGGGATACCGGCTCTGTGGTAGTTAGTGCAGCTGCCAATGCAGCGGTTAAGCTAGGCGGGCAGACAGTCGTTACAGATGCAGACGGTAAGGCGACATTTAAAGGTGTCGCTGCTGGAAGCTATTCAGTCAGTGTAAGTGGATATGCGAAAGATCGTGCACCTACTTATCTTGCAGCAACGTCCTCTATTGAGGTTGCTTCCTATATTAAAAATGTCGCTCTTCGTGTCGAAGGTGACGCAGGAGTTATCGCTTCGGGTGCGACGTCTGGTGGCACAGCTCTAGAAGCACTTGAGAAGCTATTGGCTGCTCAAGGTGTGAATGCGGACATTCAAGACTCTTCTTATGGTAAATACATTGCAGCAATTGCAGGCATTAGTGGAGGCAAATATGGTGGTTATGATGGCTGGATGTTTGCTGTCATTCGTAAGGGTGAGTGGATCATTCCTGCTGAAGGAGCTTCGACGTTCCTGCTAGAAGATGGGGACGAAGTCGTTGTTTATTATAGTGGTGAAGCAACGAAACTGGTTGAACCTGTTATTGTAAGTCCGGCTAAGCCAAAGCCGAATCAAGCATTTGTAGTCAAGGTGACACATCGGGAATGGGATTGGTCGACAAGTCAGTTTAAAGCTGCTGAACCGGTAGCGGGTGCTACGGTGACTGTGCGTTTGCAAGGTAAGAAGGGAACGAATGTGCAAACGGGTGTTACGGATGCAAAAGGCAACGTAACATTCGTAGCGGCTACTGAAGGTATATATGATATTGAAGTTAGCGGATATCAAAAAGAGGGTGTACCTGCAGTTGTACGATCGGTGAAGCAATTGGTTGTTGCGAATGCATATAACGATGCGGCTGCAATCTCCACATGGGCGATTGATGCGGTGCAGAAGACACGTGCGGGCGCAGTGTGGCTGGGACCTAACGAAACGAAGGCACAATTTAAGCCAAAGCAAGCTGCAACACGAGCTGAATTCGTATCCGCATTGGTTAGAGCGCTGGGCTTGAATAATGGCTCGGCGACTGCAGGCAAAAACTCGTTCAGCGATGTGAAAGATTCGGCGTGGTACGCTGCTGATCTTAACGTAGCGGTTACAGCAGGGCTTGTTGCTGGAGTCGCGCCAGGCAAATTCGCTCCAGATGCAACGTTGACACGCGAGCAAGCAGCGATCTTGCTTACACGTGCGTTGAAGCTGAAAGCAACGAAAACAACGGCGCTTAAGGATGCAGGTCAAGCGAGTACAAGCGCGAAATCATCGATTCAAGCGGTAATTTCACACGGCTGGATGACAGCGTATGGGGAGCGATTCTCACCAAAGGCTTCATTGACTCGCGAACAGGTCGCAGTTATTGCTTCTCGCATTATGGATGCGCGGTAGATTTGTTTGTACTGCTGCGACGATATCCCCCTCGCTCAGATGAGGGAGATATCGAAATAGTGTCCTCACAGGACACTAAATGTCTCGGATGATGCGCAATCGCTGTTGTAACATAATTTTGACCATTGGGAGGTGGGGTGAGGATGAGTAAATTCGTTAAGTTGTTAGTCGTATTAGTCGTGTCTATCATGATCGCGGGTTGCGGAAAAGGAACTACGAGCGGGGAAGTAATGAATGAGCCTGTCCAAACCCCATCTACCGCCCCTAATGAAATCCTCTCGGATTCAGAATTGCTGAGCAAGGATGATCGCGCAGAAGGCGGAAAGGCAGCCAACCTGAGCGAAGGGGATAATGAGACAAAATCAAGTGATGTCGATACACAAGGCAGAGGAGATCGTACTGGTGAAAGTGGCGACACTGCCCATCTGAGCGAGGGGGATAGTGAGACAAAGTCAGGGAAT is from Candidatus Cohnella colombiensis and encodes:
- a CDS encoding flagellar motor protein MotB; its protein translation is MSKRRREQHHEEHPDESWLLPYSDLMTLLLALFIVLYSVSAVNTSKLEALSQAFKTAFSSGVGILDHSTILDNTENNKKTEDTKRNKDKDKEKDSSKSQAALQQEEQQNLEQLQKQLDKYIEKNGLSSQLETQLNQSELLITIRDTALFSSASATVKPEAQKLATAIAQMLEGYSDYEIQVTGHTDTRPINTLEFPSNWELSTKRAINFMKILLENTSFDPKKFSAIGKSEYQPIDTNDTVTGRDRNRRVEISILRKYVEPTNPENELSVETSTVSQ
- a CDS encoding S-layer homology domain-containing protein, with translation MISEGNAVKNRGYMKLWLSMLLVMAVLLQGVLGAGATIVNAAEDEASVTAVTREQIVASLAELQKVVGKSQPLSDWAAFGLARSGVAVEAQYMPIATASVADGSLRLSTDFARVALTVNAVGGDAQKIGLAKSNLPEKLANFEKLTAQGPNAVAYALIALDATGYEIRESDYWTKDALIKWLVDNRNADAGWSLKIGAGKSDVDITGIVLSALAPYQNREDVRGIVDAALEWLSNAQKETGGFGSPEASESTAQVLIALTALGIDPINDARFVKNGNSAISRLLSFRLADGQYSHVVGGKADGMATLYALLGVTAVDRWQDGLPSLFAGVNIGVSSAVTVNGLSGTIATGVASGKTALEAFANVLKAAKISYEVTVHPQYGAFLSSVNGLSSGKFGGYDGWSYAVKRDGAWVTIMEGMGSFSMQSGDELFVYYGDSTELIHSFVTEPAAPRAGQPIVVVVQKEAYDWDTGSVVVSAAANAAVKLGGQTVVTDADGKATFKGVAAGSYSVSVSGYAKDRAPTYLAATSSIEVASYIKNVALRVEGDAGVIASGATSGGTALEALEKLLAAQGVNADIQDSSYGKYIAAIAGISGGKYGGYDGWMFAVIRKGEWIIPAEGASTFLLEDGDEVVVYYSGEATKLVEPVIVSPAKPKPNQAFVVKVTHREWDWSTSQFKAAEPVAGATVTVRLQGKKGTNVQTGVTDAKGNVTFVAATEGIYDIEVSGYQKEGVPAVVRSVKQLVVANAYNDAAAISTWAIDAVQKTRAGAVWLGPNETKAQFKPKQAATRAEFVSALVRALGLNNGSATAGKNSFSDVKDSAWYAADLNVAVTAGLVAGVAPGKFAPDATLTREQAAILLTRALKLKATKTTALKDAGQASTSAKSSIQAVISHGWMTAYGERFSPKASLTREQVAVIASRIMDAR
- a CDS encoding amino acid racemase translates to MMEQKRLGIIGGMGSKATAVFMDMLVEHTEAKRDQDHLDMVILNHASLPDRTEVIRSNEGERFLNEVEKDIRLLEYAQVANIAIPCNTSHFFHAQMQAMTNIPIIHIVEETFKEICTRLEPGSRVGVLATNGTMQSGIYRDACVKYGMEYYSLSDDLQQRVMDIIYLDVKRDNNVSPQKLEALINELVDLAHCQCIIIACTELSCISIGDKTRPFCVDAMDVLVKRSIELSGKRSVGWD
- the asnB gene encoding asparagine synthase (glutamine-hydrolyzing); translated protein: MCGFAGFANSSVTQDETAVIHKMMNTIRHRGPDSEGIYSDRAVTLGFRRLMIIDLSDDASQPMYNEDKSCVLVFNGEIYNYRELRIDLLEKGHVFVSHSDSEVIVHAYEEYGVDVLQKLRGMFAFAIWDRNTESLFIARDPFGIKPLYYTQNTKDQAFLFASEMKAFLPYPGFLKELNHDALKPFLTFQYSALDETFFKGVYKLQPGHYMVLQGGTLEVKRYSEPQFQQQADLSNLAKAVSAIQETVRESVNYHKISDVKVGSFLSGGIDSSYITALLRPDHTFTVGFQDYEGMFNETNLAQELSELLHIKNHRKLITADEFFERIPEIQYHMDEPHANLSSVPLYFLAELAGKHVTVVLSGEGADELFGGYVWYQKSAALKRYEKLPLQLRRGVRRLSKWLPANRITTFLVNAGQTVEERFIGQAKVFEEHEAVQLLQLAYHSGPSIQDITGRIYNKVQHYDDVSKMQYLDLHLWLPGDILLKADKMSMAHSLELRVPFLDKEVMKVASGLPPDLRVNAKDTKFALRLASKEAIPEQWANREKVGFPVPIRHWLKEEKVYERVKVIFEADWVEQFFNQKLLVRLLESHYTGQHNNARQIWTVYAFLIWYDQYFIER
- the motA gene encoding flagellar motor stator protein MotA, which codes for MKNSTVIGLTLGFVALILGMYLKKAPLLSLVNNPAAYVIIIVGTIASVMMAFPMHDLKKVPKLFKIIFKDPELLPRQKLIYMFMEWATITRREGLLALETRVDEIEDPFLKSGMRMIIDGNEQEFVRDVLLEDISATEDRHRTGAQIFSQAGMYAPTLGVLGAVVGLIAALQNLDDMEKLAHAVAAAFIATLLGIFTGYVLWHPISNKLKRLSKKEIDLKLMMVEGLLSIQSGVSTIAIQQKLLVFLTPTERIAFADKEDEQREQKTA
- a CDS encoding C39 family peptidase, translated to MGAIIKVVLLFLLTVGSYSSLSSDTDNPMSLLFSKPKGSITITNVDEQTQEPIPGSQYVITEANTSEVLQIVTTGDDGIAKSGLFEYGPDYVVTQRSVMAPYQINEQPYAVEIKKEETVVTTNNSFPDYIKQAARTEERSVAIESVFMDVAVLKQLPELPNGCEITALTGVLNYYGYDVSKLVMADEYLAQEPFKLLDGKRYGADPDLAFAGNPRDNSGFFAYAGPIVAAANKYLQWIDGHHIATDLTGSSREEIIAHLNQGNPVVIWVTLDLSPPNINYAWYFHDSGQYFEAPVNLHAVVLNGYSGDQVDVMNPLEGQVSYSADAFFSSYQALGSHAMIVTGE